Proteins from a genomic interval of Fusarium oxysporum Fo47 chromosome I, complete sequence:
- a CDS encoding armadillo-type protein, whose translation MATKTAAVGNKRKSAPGGKAKTDSKVKKARLDETKVRKQPVEEPEDDDMEDVSDEEDGGAELSEQAPQKSSNGAQNGKNFERGQTSRESHAKQKQLAQERKAAKPLADEVQRTKKLWERLRRKSHVPKEERQTLVDELFTIITGRIKDFVLKHDAVRAVQTAIKYASPEQRKQIARELKGTYAQLAESRYAKFLIGKLLVQNDEEIRDIIIPEFYGRVRKMINHAEASWILDDIYRGVATKEQKAILLREWYGPEFSLKELTKDTEPTADLKTILEAEPSKRSPIMKSLVDMIGSLVNKKMTGFTMLHDAMFQYFSNTQVGTEEFTEFFEMVKGDESGDLLKNMAFTRNGAKLTCLLLAHGSSKDRKQILKTYKDTYLLMSGDIWAHLILLTAYDVVDDTKLTAKTIFPELIGEGENIAQNVVATANNPFARSTILYLFEGLAKSLFPSSQSFDVELLKEVHEIRKTTSKKDEDIRRNELITAVSPQLITAIAEAPTELTATAFGCQFITDVLLSGVGEKQAALEAIAQSASGDPSQEPAEDDLQPQIHISRTPHGARMLKSLIQGGKYDKAAGKIIPVDPPLEFSNTLYPVIKEHIMDWATGPGSFVVVGLLEARDFSEVDALKKTLKKNKKILEKAATEETAEQKAAREAQETAPKGAKKGKKKGDKPVGNAGSKLLLEKL comes from the exons ATGGCTACCAAAACCGCAGCTGTTGGCAACAAGCGAAAGTCCGCTCCTGGCGGCAAGGCCAAAACTGATTCCAAAGTTAAGAAGGCTCGACTTGATGAGACCAAGGTCCGAAAACAACCCGTTGAAGAGCCCGAGGACGATGATATGGAGGACGTTTCAGACGAGGAGGACGGCGGTGCCGAACTGAGTGAACAGGCTCCTCAGAAGTCTTCGAATGGTGCTCAAAACGGAAAGAACTTTGAGCGAG GCCAAACTTCACGCGAATCCCATGCTAAACAAAAGCAGCTCGCCCAAGAGCGCAAGGCCGCTAAGCCTCTTGCTGACGAAGTTCAACGCACAAAGAAGCTGTGGGAACGGCTGCGACGAAAGTCTCACGTTCCCAAGGAGGAGCGACAGACATTGGTCGACGAACTATTCACCATCATCACGGGTCGCATTAAGGACTTCGTCCTCAAGCACGATGCTGTGCGAGCTGTTCAAACCGCCATCAAATACGCCTCACCCGAGCAGAGGAAGCAGATTGCCCGTGAGCTGAAGGGTACATATGCTCAGCTTGCTGAGAGTCGATATGCCAAGTTCTTGATCGGAAAGCTTCTTGTCCAGAACGATGAGGAGATCCGCGATATCATTATCCCCGAATTTTACGGCCGTGTCCGAAAGATGATCAACCACGCCGAGGCATCATGGATTCTCGACGATATTTACCGAGGCGTTGCGACAAAGGAGCAAAAGGCCATTCTTCTCCGCGAGTGGTACGGTCCCGAGTTCTCTCTTAAGGAGCTCACCAAGGACACGGAGCCCACTGCCGACCTCAAGACTATCCTGGAAGCTGAGCCCAGCAAGCGCAGCCCCATTATGAAGAGTCTGGTTGACATGATCGGCTCTCttgtcaacaagaagatgaccGGTTTCACTATGCTCCATGATGCCATGTTCCAGTACTTCTCCAACACCCAGGTCGGCACGGAAGAGTTCACCGAGTTCTTCGAGATGGTCAAGGGCGACGAGAGCGGAGATTTGTTGAAGAACATGGCTTTCACTCGTAATGGCGCCAAGCTCACATGCCTGCTTCTTGCCCATGGCTCCTCAAAGGACCGAAAGCAGATTCTCAAGACTTATAAGGACACCTACCTCCTTATGTCCGGCGATATTTGGGCCCACCTTATCCTCCTTACCGCCTACGACGTAGTCGATGACACCAAACTGACTGCCAAGACCATCTTTCCCGAACTCATCGGCGAAGGCGAGAACATCGCCCAGAATGTTGTCGCAACAGCCAACAACCCCTTTGCCAGGTCAACGATTCTCTACCTTTTCGAGGGATTAGCTAAGAGCCTTTTCCCTTCTAGCCAATCATTCGAtgtcgagcttctcaaggaggtTCACGAGATCCGGAAGACAACAAGTAAGAAAGATGAGGACATTCGACGCAACGAACTCATTACTGCTGTTTCTCCCCAGCTCATCACCGCCATCGCAGAGGCACCCACTGAGCTGACCGCAACCGCTTTTGGCTGCCAGTTCATTACCGACGTTCTTCTCTCGGGAGTTGGTGAAAAGCAAGCTGCTCTTGAGGCCATTGCTCAATCAGCCAGCGGTGACCCCAGCCAGGAGCCAGCCGAAGACGACCTCCAACCCCAGATCCACATTTCACGGACACCTCACGGCGCTCGCATGCTCAAGTCGTTAATCCAAGGGGGCAAATATGACAAAGCAGCTGGCAAGATCATCCCTGTAGACCCTCCTCTGGAGTTCTCCAACACTCTCTATCCCGTCATCAAGGAACACATCATGGACTGGGCCACCGGCCCCGGCTCATTTGTTGTTGTGGGTCTCCTTGAGGCCCGTGACTTCAGTGAGGTTGATGCGCTCAAGAAAACACTtaagaagaacaagaagattcttgagaaggctgcGACAGAGGAGACAGCTGAGCAGAAGGCGGCACGTGAGGCTCAGGAAACTGCGCCTAAGGGAGCTAAGAAgggtaagaagaagggcgaCAAGCCTGTTGGTAATGCTGGTAGCAAGCTTttgttggagaagttgtAA
- a CDS encoding protein-tyrosine phosphatase-like protein, whose translation MQHVPGSGVGDLSTINFHFPESIETKKSRLSSITDNMDSPSISQVAPNLFVGNVASSMNRNVLRHHNITAIVSLLDGPYSKWENPKNRQIVPQECHLFVPCLDNSTMDILCLLDDICDFIDLQLDRHGSLRSPSSFISEEFDPDTASTIESEDSARESNVLIHCRLGMSRSASVAIAYLMRQRQLSLDVIIAEVRARRKVKPRGNFMDQLQVWQAVEYQLWEDNQKRIPKAPYQSYLDGRAVRLAAKGLTGNEPIVPLCDWDEY comes from the coding sequence ATGCAGCACGTTCCCGGCTCCGGCGTTGGTGATCTGAGTACGATCAACTTTCACTTTCCAGAGTCAATTGAAACTAAAAAGAGCCGACTCTCATCAATCACAGATAATATGGACTCCCCATCAATTTCTCAGGTTGCCCCTAATCTGTTTGTTGGGAATGTTGCAAGTTCCATGAATCGCAATGTTCTTCGCCATCACAACATCACAGCAATAGTCTCCCTCTTGGACGGCCCATATTCGAAATGGGAGAATCCCAAAAACAGGCAAATTGTCCCCCAAGAGTGCCATCTATTTGTGCCTTGCCTTGATAATTCAACGATGGACATCCTCTGCTTATTAGACGACATCTGCGACTTTATCGACCTACAACTAGATCGTCACGGTTCACTGCGGTCGCCATCTTCTTTTATCTCAGAAGAATTCGACCCTGACACGGCTTCAACCATCGAAAGCGAAGATTCGGCGCGAGAATCGAATGTATTGATCCATTGTCGCCTTGGGATGTCCCGATCAGCTTCCGTTGCAATAGCATATCTGATGCGTCAACGACAACTGAGTTTGGACGTCATTATCGCTGAAGTCAGGGCAAGGCGAAAGGTGAAGCCACGTGGGAACTTTATGGACCAACTCCAAGTTTGGCAAGCTGTCGAATATCAACTATGGGAGGACAACCAGAAACGAATCCCCAAGGCACCCTATCAGAGTTACCTTGATGGCCGAGCTGTAAGACTGGCGGCAAAGGGATTAACGGGTAACGAGCCCATAGTCCCGCTCTGTGACTGGGACGAATATTGA
- a CDS encoding RWD domain-containing protein yields the protein MGREDQIEEREVLESIFPDEITDISETEFRVSVALDIPGEEDQDPPTILLQVRYPEDYPEKPPHLDILAPPNATPHEHFNIAEDRDQLLASLDDTIQENLGMAMVFSIVSTLKDNAEQLVQERKDVITKAHEEAALAAEAEENKKFHGTAVTPETFLKWREGFLKEMEEKRQQEEDERLAELKKAKTKEPARMTGRQLWERGLAGKGEEEEDDMPVEGIEKLKVEAA from the exons ATGGGGCGAGAAGATCAGATCGAAGAGCGCGAAGTGCTTGAATCTATTTTCCCTGATGAAATCACAG ATATCTCTGAAACCGAGTTTAGAGTATCAGTCGCGTTAGACATTCCAGgtgaagaagatcaagatcctCCTACCATACTTCTCCAAGTGAGATATCCAGAAGATTATCCCGAAAAGCCACCTCATCTCGACATCCTCGCTCCTCCAAATGCCACACCCCACGAACACTTCAACATTGCAGAAGACCGCGACCAGCTCCTTGCCAGTCTCGACGACACCATTCAAGAAAACCTCGGAATGGCCATGGTCTTTTCAATCGTATCAACACTGAAGGATAATGCCGAGCAGCTTGTCCAAGAGCGCAAGGACGTCATCACAAAGGCACATGAGGAAGCTGCGCTGGCTGCTGAGGCAGAGGAGAACAAGAAATTTCACGGCACAGCTGTTACGCCCGAGACATTTTTGAAGTGGCGTGAGGGCTTcttgaaggagatggaggagaagaggcagcaggaggaagacgagCGTCTTGCTGAGCTGAAGAAAGCGAAGACCAAGGAACCCGCCCGCATGACGGGTAGACAGCTCTGGGAGAGGGGTCTTGCTGGCAagggtgaagaggaagaggacgacaTGCCTGTCGAGGGTATCGAGAAACTTAAAGTTGAGGCCGCATAA
- a CDS encoding S-adenosyl-L-methionine-dependent methyltransferase: MSGDKMDVEIAEQKMNSMEHSEQHYFKSYDHHGIHEEMLKDEVRTRSYMNAIMQNKHIFKDKVVLDVGCGTAILSMFAAKAGAKHVIGVDMSTIIFKAREIVKVNGLSDKITLLQGKMEEVELPFPKVDIIISEWMGYFLLYESMLDTVLYARDTYLQKDGLIFPDKATIFFAGIEDGDYKEDKIEFWNDVYGFDYTPLKATALSEPLVDTVEVKAAVTEPTAVLTLDLYKCTTDDLAFQVPFKLSVTRDDFVHALVSWFDIDFTACHKPIRFSTGPHTKYTHWKQTVFYFEDVLTVQQGEQIALNLDVRPNSKNRRDLDIKISYELETEDANRASKGALEYRMC, encoded by the exons ATGAGCGGCGATAAGATGGATGTCGAGATTGCTGAGCAAAAGATGAATTCTATGGAGCATAGCGAGCAGCATTACTTCAAGAG CTACGATCACCATG GTATCCACGAGGAGATGTTG AAAGATGAGGTCCGCACACGATCGTACATGAACGCTATCATGCAAAACAAGCACATTTTTAAGGACAAGGtggttcttgatgttggctgtGGTACGGCCATTCTCTCCAT GTTCGCCGCTAAGGCTGGTGCCAAACATGTTATTGGTGTGGATATGtccaccatcatcttcaaggcCCGTGAGATCGTCAAGGTTAACGGTCTTTCCGACAAGATCACCCTTCTTCAGGGCAAGATGGAGGAGGTCGAGCTGCCTTTCCCCAAggttgatatcatcatctcAGAGTGGATGGGCTACTTCCTTCTATATGAGTCCATGCTCGACACCGTTCTTTACGCCCGAGACACTTATCTCCAGAAGGATGGCTTGATCTTCCCTGACAAGGCCACTATCTTCTTCGCTGGTATTGAGGATGGCGATTACAAGGAGGACAAGATTGAGT TCTGGAACGATGTTTATGGCTTCGACTACACCCCCCTCAAGGCCACTGCTCTCTCCGAGCCCCTCGTTGATACCGTCGAGGTCAAGGCCGCTGTCACCGAACCCACCGCCGTCCTCACGCTCGATCTTTACAAGTGCACCACAGACGATTTGGCTTTCCAGGTCCCCTTCAAGCTCTCTGTTACCCGCGATGACTTCGTCCACGCCCTGGTCTCGTGGTTCGACATCGACTTCACCGCCTGCCACAAGCCCATCCGCTTCTCCACTGGCCCACATACCAAGTACACCCACTGGAAGCAGACCGTCTTCTACTTCGAGGATGTTCTCACCGTCCAGCAGGGCGAGCAGATTGCTCTCAACCTTGATGTCCGACCCAACTCCAAGAACAGACGTGATCTTGACATCAAGATCTCCTACGAGTTGGAAACTGAGGATGCCAACCGTGCCTCCAAGGGTGCGCTCGAGTACCGCATGTGCTAA